The Monodelphis domestica isolate mMonDom1 chromosome 7, mMonDom1.pri, whole genome shotgun sequence genome window below encodes:
- the MDFIC2 gene encoding myoD family inhibitor domain-containing protein 2, translating into MKIAEAGTLEGSELGWVRVPINNFRFVLCVCVYVCFYSDTQLTNEKHSDEKSVKGIVINSVSEFNIADAPSKEAPNEKKLSASSTSLSSLEECQAKFSYLQNDSSVHQRDNDDECASLILTCLFCQFLDCLLMLPDTCETVCINTCCPSHRYHHASDENHPRNDCNCNCDVDCSLFESCHETSECLELAMEISEICYR; encoded by the exons ATGAAGATCGCTGAAGCAGGCACTTTGGAGGGCTCAGAGCTTG GCTGGGTTAGAGTTCCTATAAACAATTTCaggtttgttttgtgtgtgtgcgtgtatgtgtgtttttattCAGATACTCAACTCACAAATGAAAAGCATTCGGATGAGAAATCTGTTAAGGGCATCGTTATAAATTCAGTATCCGAATTCAATATTGCCGACGCACCATCCAAGGAAGCCCCCAATGAGAAAAAACTGTCAGCATCGAGCACATCGCTATCTTCTCTTGAGGAGTGCCAAGCTAAATTCTCATACCTCCAAAACGATTCATCAGTTCATCAGAGAGACAATGATG ATGAATGTGCCTCTCTTATCCTCACCTGTCTCTTTTGCCAGTTTTTGGATTGTCTTCTAATGCTGCCTGATACTTGCGAAACTGTGTGCATAAATACGTGCTGCCCATCACATCGATATCATCATGCCTCTGATGAGAATCACCCCAGAAACGACTGCAATTGCAATTGTGATGTTGACTGTAGCCTGTTTGAATCTTGCCACGAGACAAGCGAATGCTTAGAGCTGGCCATGGAGATCTCAGAAATCTGTTACCGCTAA